The Canis lupus dingo isolate Sandy chromosome 26, ASM325472v2, whole genome shotgun sequence genome has a segment encoding these proteins:
- the MLEC gene encoding malectin isoform X1 — translation MLGAWAVEGAAVALLRLLLLLLLPALRGPGLGVVGSAGAGLPESVIWAVNAGGEAHVDVHGIHFRKDPLEGRVGRASDYGMKLPILRSNPEDQILYQTERYNEETFGYEVPIKEEGDYVLVLKFAEVYFAQSQQKVFDVRLNGHVVVKDLDIFDRVGHSTAHDEIIPMSIRKGKLSVQGEVSTFTGKLYIEFVKGYYDNPKVCALYIMAGTVDDVPKLQPHPGLEKKEEEEEEEEYDEGSNLKRQTNKNRVQSGPRTPNPYASDNSSLMFPILVAFGVFIPTLFCLCRL, via the exons ATGCTGGGGGCCTGGGCGGTTGAGGGAGCCGCCGTGGCGCTCCTGcgactgctgctgctgctgctgctgccggcGCTCCGGGGGCCGGGGCTCGGCGTGGTCGGCTCGGCGGGGGCCGGGCTGCCGGAGAGCGTCATTTGGGCGGTCAACGCGGGCGGCGAGGCTCATGTGGACGTGCACGGGATCCACTTCCGCAAGGACCCTTTGGAAGGCCGGGTGGGCCGAG CCTCCGACTATGGTATGAAACTGCCAATCCTGCGTTCCAACCCTGAGGACCAGATCCTGTATCAAACAGAGCGGTACAATGAGGAGACTTTTGGCTACGAAGTGCCCATCAAGGAGGAGGGGGACTACGTGCTGGTGTTGAAATTTGCTGAGGTCTACTTTGCACAGTCCCAGCAGAAG GTATTTGATGTGCGATTGAATGGCCATGTCGTGGTGAAGGACTTGGATATCTTTGATCGTGTTGGGCACAGCACAGCTCATGATGAAATCATCCCTATGAGCATCAGAAAGGGGAAGCTGAGTGTCCAAGGGGAGGTGTCCACCTTCACAGGGAAACTCTATATCGAGTTTGTTAAG GGGTACTATGACAATCCCAAAGTTTGTGCACTCTACATCATGGCTGGGACAGTGGATG ATGTACCAAAGCTGCAGCCTCATCCAGGcctggagaagaaagaggaggaagaagaagaagaagaatacgATGAAGGGTCTAATCTCAAAAGACAGACCAACAAGAACCGGGTGCAGTCGGGCCCACGCACGCCCAACCCCTATGCCTCGGACAACAGCAGCCTCATGTTTCCCATCCTGGTGGCCTTCGGAGTCTTCATTCCAACCCTCTTCTGCCTCTGCCGGTTGTGA
- the MLEC gene encoding malectin isoform X3, protein MKLPILRSNPEDQILYQTERYNEETFGYEVPIKEEGDYVLVLKFAEVYFAQSQQKVFDVRLNGHVVVKDLDIFDRVGHSTAHDEIIPMSIRKGKLSVQGEVSTFTGKLYIEFVKGYYDNPKVCALYIMAGTVDDVPKLQPHPGLEKKEEEEEEEEYDEGSNLKRQTNKNRVQSGPRTPNPYASDNSSLMFPILVAFGVFIPTLFCLCRL, encoded by the exons ATGAAACTGCCAATCCTGCGTTCCAACCCTGAGGACCAGATCCTGTATCAAACAGAGCGGTACAATGAGGAGACTTTTGGCTACGAAGTGCCCATCAAGGAGGAGGGGGACTACGTGCTGGTGTTGAAATTTGCTGAGGTCTACTTTGCACAGTCCCAGCAGAAG GTATTTGATGTGCGATTGAATGGCCATGTCGTGGTGAAGGACTTGGATATCTTTGATCGTGTTGGGCACAGCACAGCTCATGATGAAATCATCCCTATGAGCATCAGAAAGGGGAAGCTGAGTGTCCAAGGGGAGGTGTCCACCTTCACAGGGAAACTCTATATCGAGTTTGTTAAG GGGTACTATGACAATCCCAAAGTTTGTGCACTCTACATCATGGCTGGGACAGTGGATG ATGTACCAAAGCTGCAGCCTCATCCAGGcctggagaagaaagaggaggaagaagaagaagaagaatacgATGAAGGGTCTAATCTCAAAAGACAGACCAACAAGAACCGGGTGCAGTCGGGCCCACGCACGCCCAACCCCTATGCCTCGGACAACAGCAGCCTCATGTTTCCCATCCTGGTGGCCTTCGGAGTCTTCATTCCAACCCTCTTCTGCCTCTGCCGGTTGTGA
- the MLEC gene encoding malectin isoform X2 → MASDYGMKLPILRSNPEDQILYQTERYNEETFGYEVPIKEEGDYVLVLKFAEVYFAQSQQKVFDVRLNGHVVVKDLDIFDRVGHSTAHDEIIPMSIRKGKLSVQGEVSTFTGKLYIEFVKGYYDNPKVCALYIMAGTVDDVPKLQPHPGLEKKEEEEEEEEYDEGSNLKRQTNKNRVQSGPRTPNPYASDNSSLMFPILVAFGVFIPTLFCLCRL, encoded by the exons ATGG CCTCCGACTATGGTATGAAACTGCCAATCCTGCGTTCCAACCCTGAGGACCAGATCCTGTATCAAACAGAGCGGTACAATGAGGAGACTTTTGGCTACGAAGTGCCCATCAAGGAGGAGGGGGACTACGTGCTGGTGTTGAAATTTGCTGAGGTCTACTTTGCACAGTCCCAGCAGAAG GTATTTGATGTGCGATTGAATGGCCATGTCGTGGTGAAGGACTTGGATATCTTTGATCGTGTTGGGCACAGCACAGCTCATGATGAAATCATCCCTATGAGCATCAGAAAGGGGAAGCTGAGTGTCCAAGGGGAGGTGTCCACCTTCACAGGGAAACTCTATATCGAGTTTGTTAAG GGGTACTATGACAATCCCAAAGTTTGTGCACTCTACATCATGGCTGGGACAGTGGATG ATGTACCAAAGCTGCAGCCTCATCCAGGcctggagaagaaagaggaggaagaagaagaagaagaatacgATGAAGGGTCTAATCTCAAAAGACAGACCAACAAGAACCGGGTGCAGTCGGGCCCACGCACGCCCAACCCCTATGCCTCGGACAACAGCAGCCTCATGTTTCCCATCCTGGTGGCCTTCGGAGTCTTCATTCCAACCCTCTTCTGCCTCTGCCGGTTGTGA
- the CABP1 gene encoding calcium-binding protein 1 isoform X4 — MGNCVKSPLRNLSRKDRSLRPEEIEELREAFREFDKDKDGYINCRDLGNCMRTMGYMPTEMELIELSQQINMNLGGHVDFDDFVELMGPKLLAETADMIGVKELRDAFREFDTNGDGEISTSELREAMRKLLGHQVGHRDIEEIIRDVDLNGDGRVDFEEFVRMMSR; from the exons GACAGATCACTGCGGCCAGAGGAGATTGAAG aGCTCCGAGAGGCCTTCCGAGAATTTGATAAGGACAAGGACGGCTACATCAACTGCCGGGACCTGGGCAACTGCATGCGCACCATGGGTTACATGCCTACTGAGATGGAGCTCATTGAGCTGTCCCAACAGATCAACATGAACC TGGGTGGCCATGTGGATTTTGATGACTTTGTAGAGCTAATGGGACCTAAACTCCTGGCGGAAACAGCAGATATGATTGGAGTGAAGGAACTTCGAGATGCTTTCCGAGAA TTTGACACCAATGGTGACGGAGAGATAAGCACCAGTGAGTTGCGAGAGGCCATGAGGAAACTCCTGGGCCATCAGGTGGGACATCGAGACATAGAGGAAATTATCCGAGATGTGGATCTCAATGGGGATGGACGAGTAGACTTTGAAG AGTTTGTCCGGATGATGTCCCGCTGA